In Oryza sativa Japonica Group chromosome 11, ASM3414082v1, the following are encoded in one genomic region:
- the LOC4350414 gene encoding tropinone reductase 1 isoform X2, whose amino-acid sequence MASSGAGRDERWILAGATALVTGRSKGIGRAIVEELVGFGSTVHTCARSEAELSRCQEELTAKGLAVSFSVCDVSVRTDREELVSRVRELFGGKLNILVNNAGLTLSKLTLETTTSDYTQQIVANFESCFHLSQLLHPLLKAFERGSIINISSISSYLAYPYLAVYSAAKGKLLKMNTLSELISMSCIFFTSKHSINSKFPVCTSNLTQSLSCPPILPNPLCALEISLRSLPCLYH is encoded by the exons ATGGCAAGCAGTGGCGCCGGGAGAGACGAGAGGTggatcctcgccggcgccaccgcgctAGTCACCGGCCGCAGCAAAGGCATCGG CCGCGCCATCGTGGAGGAGCTCGTTGGGTTCGGCTCGACGGTGCACACCTGCGCCCGTAGCGAGGCGGAGCTGAGCAGATGCCAGGAGGAATTGACGGCCAAGGGCCTCGCCGTCTCCTTCTCTGTCTGCGACGTGTCGGTGCGCACTGACAGGGAGGAGCTCGTCAGCAGGGTGCGCGAGCTCTTCGGCGGCAAACTCAATATCCTT GTGAACAACGCGGGGCTGACCTTGTCGAAGTTAACCCTGGAGACAACCACAAGTGACTACACACAACAGATTGTGGCCAACTTCGAGTCGTGCTTCCACTTAAGCCAGCTCCTACATCCTCTGCTTAAGGCGTTCGAAAGGGGCAGCATCATCAACATCTCCTCCATATCTTCATACCTCGCGTACCCTTATCTTGCCGTATATTCAGCTGCGAAAGGTAAATTATTGAAAATGAATACATTGTCTGAATTAATTTCCATGTCTTGCATTTTTTTCACCAGTAAACATTCAATTAATAGTAAATTCCCTGTATGCACCTCAAATCTGACTCAATCCCTTTCATGCCCTCCAATTTTGCCCAATCCCTTGTGTGCCCTCGAGATTTCGCTGCGATCCCTCCCATGTCTCTACCATTAG
- the LOC4350414 gene encoding tropinone reductase 1 isoform X1 produces MQNQCERNMASSGAGRDERWILAGATALVTGRSKGIGRAIVEELVGFGSTVHTCARSEAELSRCQEELTAKGLAVSFSVCDVSVRTDREELVSRVRELFGGKLNILVNNAGLTLSKLTLETTTSDYTQQIVANFESCFHLSQLLHPLLKAFERGSIINISSISSYLAYPYLAVYSAAKGKLLKMNTLSELISMSCIFFTSKHSINSKFPVCTSNLTQSLSCPPILPNPLCALEISLRSLPCLYH; encoded by the exons ATGCAAAATCAGTGCGAGAGAAACATGGCAAGCAGTGGCGCCGGGAGAGACGAGAGGTggatcctcgccggcgccaccgcgctAGTCACCGGCCGCAGCAAAGGCATCGG CCGCGCCATCGTGGAGGAGCTCGTTGGGTTCGGCTCGACGGTGCACACCTGCGCCCGTAGCGAGGCGGAGCTGAGCAGATGCCAGGAGGAATTGACGGCCAAGGGCCTCGCCGTCTCCTTCTCTGTCTGCGACGTGTCGGTGCGCACTGACAGGGAGGAGCTCGTCAGCAGGGTGCGCGAGCTCTTCGGCGGCAAACTCAATATCCTT GTGAACAACGCGGGGCTGACCTTGTCGAAGTTAACCCTGGAGACAACCACAAGTGACTACACACAACAGATTGTGGCCAACTTCGAGTCGTGCTTCCACTTAAGCCAGCTCCTACATCCTCTGCTTAAGGCGTTCGAAAGGGGCAGCATCATCAACATCTCCTCCATATCTTCATACCTCGCGTACCCTTATCTTGCCGTATATTCAGCTGCGAAAGGTAAATTATTGAAAATGAATACATTGTCTGAATTAATTTCCATGTCTTGCATTTTTTTCACCAGTAAACATTCAATTAATAGTAAATTCCCTGTATGCACCTCAAATCTGACTCAATCCCTTTCATGCCCTCCAATTTTGCCCAATCCCTTGTGTGCCCTCGAGATTTCGCTGCGATCCCTCCCATGTCTCTACCATTAG